The genomic region CGGCGCCCGCACCTACAGCGACGTCCCGCACCGGGTCTTCACGACCCGGCGCGACGTCGTCTTCCGCGAGATGGAGTACGCCGTACCGCGCGCCGCCGGCCTGCCGGCGCTGCGCGAGGCCCGCCGGGTGCTGGAGGCCTCCGGGCTGCCGGTGAGCTTCCCGGTGGAGATCCGCACCGCGCCCGCCGACGACATCCCGCTCTCGACCGCGTCGGGCCGCGACACCTGCTACCTGGCCTTCCACACCCACCGCGACGCCGAGCACCGCGACTACTTCGCGCTGATGGAGGCGGTGATGCGCGACCACGACGGCCGGCCGCACTGGGGCAAGCTGCACACCCGCACCGCGGCCGACCTCGCCCCGGCGTATCCCCGCTTCGGCGAGTTCCTCGCGATGCGCGACCGCCTCGACCCCGACCGGGTCTTCGCCAACGACTACCTGCGCCGGGTGCTCGGCACCTGAGCGCAGCCCGGCGACCAGACCTGCCGGGTCGGCGGGTGGTCAGCTCTTGTGGTTGTAGAGCCGCAGCGCGATCGGGGCGAACACGGCGGTGATCGCCGCGGAGAGCACCAGGATCAGCAGGATGTCGCCTCCGTCGGGAGCGTCGTCCATCAGGCCGCGGGCCGCCTCGTTGAGCAGCGTGACCGGGTTGACGTCGACGAACGCCTCCAGCCAGTCCGGCATGGTGTCGGGCGGCGCGAAGACCGAGCTGACGAAGGTGAGCGGGAACAGCACCATCATCGAGACCCCCATCACCGCCTGGGGGGTGCGGACCTTGAAGCCCACGATCAGCCACAGCCAGCTCAGCGAGAAGCAGAACACCAGCAGCAGCCCGACCGCCGCCAGGACGCCGAGCACGCCGCCGGGCGGCCGGTAGCCGATGATCAGGCCGACCACCAGCACCATGAACGAGGCGATGGCGTAGCGGACCGTGTCGCCGAGCAGCGCGCCGACGAGCATCGAGGGCCGCCACACCGGCAGCGCCCGGAACCGGTCGAAGACGCCCTTCTCGATGTCGGTGTTGATGGTCAGGGCGGTGTACATCGTGATGAAGACGACCGTCTGGGTCAGGATGCCCGGCAGGGCGTACTGGAGGTAGTCGCCCGGCGACCCGGCGATGGCGCCGCCGAAGACGAACGTGAACATCAGCGTGAACATGATCGGGAACATCGTCACGTCGAAGAGCTGCTCGGGGACGTGCTTGATCTTCAGCATCGCCCGCCAGGCGAAGCTGATCGAGGAGCTCGCCGCTCCGGGCAGCTCCGGACGCTCGGCGGAGCCGATGGCGGCCCGGATCTGCTCGTCGGCGGTGCGCTCGACGGGACGGGTCAGCTCGGTGGTCATGCCGGGACCTCCTCGGTCGGGATGCTGGCTTCCTCGGCCGGACGGCCGGTCAGGGCGAGGAACACCTCGTCCAGGGATGGCTGGCCCAGCGCGTACTCGCTGATCCGGTAGCCCTGCTCGCCGACCCGGTGCAGCGCGGCGGCGACCCCCTCGGGCTCGCTGACCCGCAGGCTCACCGCGGCGGGGTCGGACTCCAGCACCGCCTCGGCAGCCAGCGCGGTTCCGAGCAGCCGCGCCACCTCGTCGCGGGTGGCCGGGTCGGCCACGCGGACGTGGAGCGCCCCGGAGCCGACCGATGCCTTGAGCTCGCCGCTGGTGCCCTCGGCGATGACGCGGCCGTGGTCGATGACCGCGATCCGGTCCGCGAGCTGGTCGGCCTCCTCGAGGTACTGCGTGGTGAGCAGCACCGTCGTGCCGGCGCCGACGAGCGCCCGCACGATCTCCCAGACCTGGTTGCGGCTGCGCGGGTCCAGCCCGGTGGTCGGCTCGTCGAGGAAGATCAGGTCGGGGCGCACCACCAGCGAGCCGGCGACGTCGATGCGCCGACGCATGCCGCCGGAGTACGCCTTCACCTGCCGCTTCGCGGCGTCGGCGAGGTCGAACGCCTCCAGCAGCTCGGCCGCCCGGCGCCGGGCGGCGGCGGCTCGGTAGCCGTACATCCGGGCCAGGAGGGTGAGGTTCTCGAGGCCGGTGAGGTCCTCGTCCAGGGAGGCGAACTGACCGGTCAGCGCCACCTTGGCGCGCACCTGCGCCGCCTCCCGGACCACGTCGTGACCCAGCACGATCGCCGTGCCGTCGGTGGGCTCCAGCAGCGTCGCCAGCATCCGGATCGTCGTGGTCTTGCCCGCACCATTGGGACCCAGCACGCCGTACACGCCGCCGGTCCGGATGGCCAGGTCGACCCCGTCGACGGCCCGGTTGTCACCGAAGGTCTTCACCAGGGCGTGGGTCTCGATCGCCAGCTCGCTCATGCCTGCCATGCTGCACCTCCGCACCGACAGCGCGCACCGCAGTTCTTGCTCAGTCTCGTTCTCCGCATGGCCGGTGCAGACCGGGCCCGGGCCGCAGACTCATCGCGGCCGGTCCGCGCAGAGGCCCGCCCAGGCAGGCCAGCTCAGACGCTGGCGGGCCCCGTCGGCAGCGGCGCCTGCCAGTTGCGCCACAGCGCCAGCAGCCGCCACACCAGGCACACGGCGGCCCCCACCAGGGTGACGGCGACCTCGGGCAGGTCGGCCCTGGTGCCGAGGACCGCCACGATGGATCCGGCCAGCGCCGGCGTCGCGTAGAGCTCGCCGCGGAAGATCACCGGGACCCGGCCGGCCAGCAGGTCGCGCAGCATCCCGCCCCCGATGCCGGTGACCATCCCCATCAGCGCCGCCGGGACCGGACCGAGCCCGTACTCGAGCGCCTTGACCGCGCCGGTGACGCAGAACAGCGCGAGCCCGAACGCGTCGAACACGTTCACGGTGCGCTCCATCCGGCCCAGCGTCGGGTGGAACACGAAGGTCACCAGGCCGGCCCCGATCGGCACCATCAGGTAGCGCCAGTCGGCGAGCGCCGCAGGCGGGACCGCGCCGATGAGCACGTCGCGCAGGAAACCACCGCCCAGGCCGGTGGTGCCGGCCAGGACCAGGACCCCGAACACGTCGAGGCCCTTGCGCACCCCGACGAGCGCGCCCGAGATCGCGAAGACGAAGATACCCACCAGGTCGAGCAGCAGGACCGTCGTGCTGGGATCGCCCACTGGTTCCGTCGGCACGCTTTGAGGTTACCGGCCCGCAGGGGTTCGCTGGCGTAGGCTCAGCACCCGGGGACGGCACGACTCGTGGCAGGAGCAGGGCAGGCGATGGCGCACCTCAGGCTCAGCGGCGTGAGCGGGGACGGCAAGCGGCTCCTGCTGACCGACGAGACGGGCCAGGAGCACGACCTGGAGATCGACGGCCGCATCCGGGACGCGGTGCGCGACCACAGCCGTGCACGACGAGGGGAGACACCGATGGAGAGCACCTTGCGACCCCGGGACATCCAGGCGCGCATCCGCGCCGGGGAGACGCCCGAGGCGGTCGCGGAGGCGGCCCAGACCACGGTGGACCGGATCATGGCGTTCGCCGCGCCCGTGCTCGCCGAGCGCGAGCACGTCGCCCAGCGCGCCCAGCGCTCGACCGTACGCCGGCGCAGCGAGGGCTCGGGCACCGCCCGCACCCTCGGCGAGGCCGTCACCGCGCAGCTGCGCTCGGTCAACGTCGACCCGGACACGGTCGAGTGGGACGCCTGGCGCCGCGAGGACAACCGCTGGACGCTGGCCGCCGGGTACGCCGCCGCCGAGCGCTCCGGCACCGCGCACTTCACCTTCGACATGCCCGGCAGCTACGTCGTCCTCGACGACGACGACGCCCGCTGGCTAGTCGGCGACCTGGTCGGCTCCCCCGAGCCGGCGCCCGTCCACGACGACCTCGGGCGGGCCCGCCAGCGACGGCTCTCGGCCGTGCGCGGCGACGACGACGAGCTGCCGCTCGGCGTGGACGCCATCGAGCTGGTGCGCGACGAGTCCGGCTCCCCCGAGGCGCCGGTCGAGGCCTTCCTCGAGGAGCAGCCCGGCCTGGACGAGACAGCGCTCGTCGAGGAGGCCGCCGACGCGGCCGCCCAGGACGAGGACCCCGAGCCCGAGGTCGCCCCCGAGCCCGAGCCCGAGCCGGCCCCGCCGGTGCGACGGTCGGTGCGCAAGCGCGGCGGGCGCGCCTCGGTCCCGAGCTGGGACGAGATCATGTTCGGCGGCGGCAAGCAGGAGTGAGGCCGGCCGCGGCCCCGGGCGCGGCTCAGCCGCGCTCGACCGGCCGGGTTGGGTCGGTGATCCACCCGCTCCAGCTGCCCGGGTAGAGCGCGGCGCGGATCCCGGCCAGCTCCAGGGCCAGCACGTCGTGCGCAGCGGTCACCCCGGAACCGCAGTACGCCGCCACCGGCTCGTCCCCGGTGACCCCGGCCGCGGCGTACAGCGCCCGCAGCTGGTCGGCCGGCCGGAACCGGCCGTCGGCGCCCAGGTTCGTGATCGTCGGGACGTTGACCGCACCGGGGATGTGCCCCGCGACCGGGTCCACCGGCTCGGACTCGCCGCGGTAGCGCTCCGGCGCACGGGCGTCGACCAGGACCGCGACGTCCGGCACCTCCTCGGGGCCCACCACCGGCATCGCTCCCGGCCGGGCGGTGAAGTCGCCGGCCTCGGGCTGCGCCGGCGCGACCTCGACCGGGCCGCCATCGGCCACCCACGCCGCCCAGGCGCCGTTCAGCACCCGCACGTCGCCGTGGCCGTGGTGGCGCAGCAGCCACCAGCAGCGGGCCGCCGCATGGCCGGACCAGTCGTCGTAGACCACGACCGGCCGGTCGTCGCGCACGCCGACCCGGCGCATGGCGGCCTCGAAGTCCGCCGGGTCCGGCAGCGGGTGCCGGCCGCCAGCACCCGCAGGCGCAGCCAGGTCCGCGTCGAGGTCGACGTACGCCGCGCCCGGTACGTGGCCAGCGGCGTACTCCTGCGCCCCGGGCGGGCCGCCCAGCCGGTAGCGCACGTCGAGCACGGTCACGGGCGTGCCCGCGTCGAGGAGGTCACGCAGCTCGCGGGTGGAGATCAGCGGTCCGGTCATGCCCCCATCCTGCCGCGCGAGGCGGTCGTGATTGGATTCGGCCGTGGCCGAACTGCAGTTCTTCACCGGGACCATGGACTCCGGCAAGAGCACGCTGGCACTCCAGACCAACCACAACCACGCCGCCCGCGGCCGCGCGGGGCGGATCTTCACCGCGCACGACCGGTCGGGTGACGCCGTCGTGTCCAGCCGGCTGGGACTGACCCACGAGGCGCTCGAGGTCGACGCGGACTTCGACTTCTGGCGCTACGTCGTGGACTCGCTCACCCAGGGCGGGCGGATCGACTACCTGGTCTGCGACGAGGCGCAGTTCTACACCCGCGCCCAGGTCGACCAGCTGGCCAAGCTGGTCGACGAGCTCCAGATCGACGTCTTCGCCTTCGGCATCCTCACCGACTTCCGCACCGCGCTGTTCGAGGGCAGCCAGCGGCTGGTCGAGCTGGCCGACCGGATGCACGTGCTGCAGGTCGAGGCGCTGTGCTGGTGCGGCAAGCGCGCCACCCACAACGCCCGCACCGAGCACGGGGTGATGGTGACCGAGGGCGACGTGATCGTCGTCGGCGACGTCGAGGAGCGCAACGCCGGCCCGGCCGGGGACGAGCACGTCGCGTACGAGGTGCTGTGCCGCCAGCACCACCGCCGCCACCTCACCGCCGCCCGGGCCCAGGCGGTCAGCATGGCGCCCGAGCCGCTGCCGTTCGGCTGAGCCCGGCCGGCCGGCTGAGCGGTGAGCCTGCCACCGATCCCACGCCCGGAACGGTGGCCAGCTCACCGCTGAGCCCCGCCCAGACCGCCCGGCGGTGAGCCTGCCACGCTTTCCACGGATCAAACCGTGGCTGACTCACCGCTGAGTCACCGCCGACCGGCTGAGCCCCGCCCAGCCCGCGCTCAGTCCACCAGGATCGGGATCAGCATCTCCTCGGGCGTCAGCGAGCCGTGCAGGCCCACGAGCGTGGTCTCGTAGCCAAAGTCGACGCTGGAGAAGACCCCGTGGTCGCCGCGGCTGGCGACCAGGACGTCCCCGAGCCGAGGCAGCACTGTCGGGTCGACGGCCCCGAACCAGCCGCGGGCGATCGCGTCCTCGCGGGTCAGCACCTCGGCGTGGTCCCCGAGCACCGAGCGCCAGGTCGCCAGGACGTCGTCGACCGCACCGCGGGCGCAGTAGAGGTGCCGGAAGCGGGCCTCGCCGCCGAGCAGGACCACCCCGTCGCGCAGCTCGAGCCGCTCGTCGACGTCGGTGCGGCTCGCCGCCGGGGAGTCGACCATGCCGTGGTCGGCGACCACGACCAGCCGGGTGGAGGGCGCCAGCGCCTCACGCAGCTGCTCGGCCTCCGCGTCGATGCTGGAGAGCTGCTGGAGCCAGTCCATGGATGCCACGCCGTGCCGGTGCCCGGTCGAGTCCAGGTCGCTGTCGTAGAGGTAGGTCAGCGACGGGCCGGTGGCCGTCGCCTCCAGGGCCGCCGCGATCCGCTCGCCGATCGTGTCGGCGGGGACGAAGGCGCCGCCGCGGTGGGCCGCCCGGGTCAGCCCGCTGTCGGCGAAGCTGCTCTTGTTCACGACCGTCACCTGCGCACCGGCGCGCTGCAGCCGGGTGAACGCGGTCGGGTGCGGCTGCCACTGCTCGGGGTCGACGTCCTTGCTCCACATCAGCGCGTTGAGCAGCCGGTCGGTGCCGGGCACCCGCGAGGTGAAGCCGACGACGCCGTGGGCGCCGGGAACCAGCCCGGTGCCGAGCGAGGTGAGGCTGGTCGCCGTCGTCGAGGGCACCCCGGCGGTGCCGGGCGCGGTCATCAGCGAGGACAGGTACGGCGCCGCGTGGGCGTAGCGCTCCAGCTGGCGGGCCCCGAGGCCGTCGACGAGGAACACGACGTACGCCGGGGCGTCCGGCAGCACCAGGTCCGTGGGCGCCGGGCCCAGGGGCAGCCCGAGGGCCGCGGCGACCGCCGGCACCACGTCACCCAGCGAGCGCTCCCCGTACGCCGGCGCGACGAAGCCGGCCTCGCTCATGTGGTCTGGGTGCGCGCCGAGAGCGACTCGGCGAAGGCGAGCAGGCCGGCGACCGCGTCGCCGCCGTCCGCGGCCGCGGAGACCCGCAGCGAGAAGTCGTCGGAGGCCAGGACGCCGGTGTACCCGTGGTCGGCGTCGCAGTTGGGGTCGTTGCAGCCGGCCGGTTCCAGGTCGACCCGGGCGACGCCGCCCCAGCCGATCGTCACCACGGCCTCCGCCGGGAAGGACGGGCCCGAGGTCGGGTTGGCGACCATCCGGGTCACCACCACCGACTTCACCGCCGAGAGGCTGATCGCCTCGGTCGAGGTGGACGTGTACGGCTCGGGGAGCAGGTCGTCACCGGTGTGCTCGTCGGTGTGGGCCAGCACCAGCCGGGACGGGGTCAGGACGACGACGCTGAGGTGGCGGCGCACCTCGTCGTGCTCGAAGGTCGGCTCGTGGTGCACGAAGAACGAGACCACCTGCTCCCCCGCCACCGCGGACTCGACGCCGGCGGCCACGACCTCCGGGTAGTAGCCGGTGCGGTGGATGGCATCCCTCAGGTCGAGGGCATGGTCGCGGTCGTCGGTCCTGCTGCGCATGTTGTCCAGTCTGTCACGGGGTCAGGCCGGGGACAGCGTGTCCCCCGGGAGCGCGGAGAGCCGGCGCACGAACCAGTCCGAGCGGGGGTCGGTGACCGGCTCCACCCGCGCCGACGCGGTGAGCACCGAGCAGCCGGTCGGGCCGGCGAGCACCAGCGAGAGCTCGAGGGAGCGGATCTGCGGGAAGTCGTTCTGGAGCTGGGCGACCTGGCGGATCAGCCGCTCGACCTCCGCCACGTCGGCCACGTCGCTGCCGCGGTAGCCGAAGAGCATCGGGGCCGCCTTGATCTCGCGCACCATCTGCGAGGCATCGCGCGGGGTCAGCGGCGGGATCCGGTAGGACTTGTCGGCCACCAGCTCGGTCAGCGGGCCGGAGATCCCAAAGGACATCACCGGCCCGAACAGCGGGTCCTCGATGCTGCGGATCGCGATCGGGACACCCGGGCGGGCGTTCTTCTGCACGACGTACCCGGCCGTCTCCGGGGCGCCGATGCTCTCCTCGAGCGACTCCCACGCCACCCGCATCTCGGCGGCGCCGTCGATGTTGCGCCACACGTGGGCCAGGTCGGGACGCTCCAGGAGGTGCTCGGCGGTCGCCTTGAGCACCACGTCCCACCCGAGCGTCTCGCCGGCCGCCACGGCCTCCTCGGCGCTGGCGACGTGGGTGGTCGACCACAGCTCGACGCCGTACGCCGCGAGCAGCTCGGTGAGCTCGGCGTGGTCGAGGTCGGTGCCCTGCGGCGCGCGCGCCAGCGCGGCGTCGATGAGGCGCTGGGCGGCGACCCGGTCGACCTCGGCCGGCTCGGGCACCGGGCCGTCGGGGGTGCGCAGCCACATCGCGTAGTCGACGACGTGGGCCAGCGCCCGCACCGCGGCCTCGACGGCGGGGTAGGACGGCACCGAGCCGCGTCCGGCGGTGGAGCCGGCGACGTCGGGGACGCGGAGCAGCTCCGGCACGCCCTCGGCGCCGAGGAAGGAGGAGACCAGGGGCTTGTCGGACTGCTCGCCGACGGCTGCCAGGACGTTCGCGACGTCCTCGCCGGAGACGTTGAGCGGCGGGATGTAGACCGCGACCACCGCGTCGATCTCGGGGTCGTCGATGGCGGTGTCCAGCGCGTCCTCGAAGTCCTCGGCGGACGGCTCCGCGCTCAGCGCGATCGACTTGTTGACCACGAGCCCGACCGACGCCGCGGCGTCGGCGGCCAGCAGCCCGAGCGCGTCGGAGTTGCCGACGATCGCGACCCGGCGCCCGCGCGGCAGCGGCTGGTGGGCGAGGAGCTGGGCGACGTCGAACATCTCCTCCAGCGACCCGACCTGGATCACCCCGGACTGGCGGAACATCGCGTCCAGGGCCTGCGGCGGCGCCGCGATCCGGCGTACGGCGTGCCCCATCGGCACGCCCTGGGTGGTCCGGCCGGAGCGGACCGCGATGATCGGCTTGCGCTGGGAGACCCGGCGGGTGATCCGGGAGAACTTGCGCGGGTTGCCGATCGACTCCAGGTAGAGCAGGACCACCTCGGTGCTGTCGTCCTCCTCCCAGTACTGGAGCAGGTCGTTGCCGGAGACGTCGGCCCGGTTGCCGGCGCTGACGAACGTCGAGAGGCCCAGGCCCCGGTTGTTGACCTTCTCCAGGATCGCCGAGCCCAGCGCACCGGACTGGCAGAAGAACCCGGCCCGGCCGCGCGGCGGCATCAGCGGCGAGAGCGAGGCGTTGAGGGAGACCCCGGCACCGGTGTTGATGATGCCCAGCGCGTTCGGGCCGATCAGCCGCAGCCCGTAGGAGCGCGAGAGCCCGACCAGCCGGCGCTGCCGCTGGCGGCCCTCCTCGCCGGTCTCGGCGAAGCCCGAGGAGATCACGACCAGCCCGTGCACGCCCTTGGCGGCGCAGTCCAGGACGACGTCCTCGACCGCCTCCGCCGGGACCGCGACGATCGCGAGGTCGACCTCGTCGGGGATCTCGCTGACCGAGGAGTACGCCGGGAGCCCGGAGACCGCGGAGGAGTTGGGGTTCACGGCGTACACGCGGCCGGTGAAGTCGCCGGTCACCAGGTTGCGCACCAGCGCCTGGCCGATCGTCTCCTGGCGCCGGCTGGCGCCGATCACCGCGACCGAGCGGGGGTTGAAGAACTTGTGGATCGAGGCGGCCTCGGCCTGGTGCTCGCGGTCGAGCATGATCCCGATCGCGGTGTCGGTGGACTCGATCGGGAACTCCAGCGCGATCACGCCGTCCTCGTACTCGCTGGCCACGTGGTAGCCGGCGTCGCGGAACGTCTGGATCATCCGGCTGTTGTCGGGGAGCACCTCGGCGACGAACTTCTCCACGCCGCGCTCCCGGCCGGCCTGGGCGAGGTGCTCGAGCAGCACCTGGGCGATGCCCCGGCCCTGGTGGCGGTCCTCGACCAGGAACGCGACCTCGGCCTCCCCCGGCTTGACCACGTCGTAGCGGCCCACCGCGATCATCTGGCCCGACAGCGTCAGCACGAACGCCACCCGGTCCACGTGGTCGACGTGGGTGAAGCGGCGCACGTCGCGCTCGGAGAGGTGCGGCATCGGGGAGAAGAACCGGTAGTACTTCGACTGGTCGGAGACCCGCTTGTCGTAGAAGTCGACGAGCAGGTCGGCGTCCTCCGGCCCGATCGGTCGGATGTGCGCCGTCCGCCCGTCACGGAGCAGGACGTCGGCCTCCCAGTGCGCGGGCGCGGTCGCGGCGCCCTCCTCCTCGGTCACGCGAGGAATCTACAGGTCCGCGGGCCCGGCGCGCGCCGCTCGGCGTGCCCCGTGCCGATCGTCTCGGTGGCCGGAGACAATGAGGGCATGGCCCGGCGTACCAAGACCCCTGAGCTCCCGGACGACTTCGAGGAGCACATCCTCGACACCGACATCAAGAACGAGATGGAGACCTCGTTCCTGGAGTACGCCTACTCGGTCATCTACTCCCGGGCCCTGCCCGACGCCCGCGACGGCCTGAAGCCGGTGCAGCGGCGGATCCTCTACACGATGAACGAGATGGGGCTGCGCCCCGACCGCGGCCACGTCAAGAGCGCCCGCGTCGTCGGCGAGGTGATGGGCCGGCTGCACCCGCACGGCGACAGCGCGATCTACGACGCGATGGTCCGGATGGCGCAGACCTGGACGATGCGGCTGCCGATGATCGACGGGCACGGCAACTTCGGCTCGCCCGACGACTCCCCCGCCGCCATGCGCTACACCGAGGCCCGGATGGCGCCCGCGGCGGCGGCGATGACTGCCTCCATCGACGAGGACACCGTCGACTTCAAGCCCAACTACGACAGCCGGGAGTACGAGCCGGCGGTGCTGCCCGCCGCGATCCCCAACCTCGTGGTCAACGGCACCACCGGCATCGCGGTCGGCATGGCCACCAACATGGCTCCGCACAACCTGGTCGAGGTGGTCCAGGCGCTGCGGCACCTGATCAAGAAGCCGGCGGCCACCCTGGAGGACCTGATGCGGTTCATCCCGGGCCCGGACCTGCCCACCGGCGGCAAGATCGTCGGGCTCGACGGGATCCGGGACGCCTACGAGACCGGCCGCGGCAGCTTCAAGATGCGGGCGACCGCCCGGGTCGAGACGATCGGGCGCCGCAAGGGCATCGTGATCACCGAGCTGCCCTACGGCGTGGGCACCGAGAAGATCGTGGAGCGGATCAAGACACTGGTGCAGGGCAAGAAGCTCCAGGGCATCTCCGACCTCAAGGACCTCACCGACCGCGAGAACGGGCTGCGGCTGGTGATCGAGGTGAAGAACGGCTTCCATCCCGAGGCGCTGCTCGAGCAGCTGTACCGGCAGACGCCGCTGGAGGACTCCTTCGGCATCAACAACGTGGCGCTCGTCGACGGCCAGCCGCGCACGATGGGGCTCAAGGAGCTGCTCCAGGTCTTCCTCGACCACCGCTACGACGTGGTCCGGCGGCGCTCCACGTTCCGGCGCGCCAAGGCCGCCGACCGCCTGCACCTGGTCGAGGGCCTGCTGGTCGCGATCCTCGACATCGACGAGGTGATCGCGCTGATCCGCTCGAGTGAGAACTCCGAGATCGCCCGCGAGCGGCTGATGACGGTCTTCGACCTCTCCGAGGCCCAGGCGACCTACATCCTCGACATGCAGCTGCGCCGGCTCACGAAGTTCTCCCGCATCGAGCTGGACAAGGAGGCCGAGGAGCTGCGCCGCACCATCGAGGAGCTCGACGCGATCCTCGGCGACGACTCGCTGCTGCGCACGGTGGTCTCCGACGAGCTCGCCGAGGTCGCCAAGACCTACGGCACCCCGCGCCGCACGGTGCTGCTGGAGTCGGCCGGTACGGCGGTCACGGCGTCCGCGGTGCCGCTGGAGGTCGCCGACGACCCGTGCTTCGCGTTCCTGTCCTCCGGGGGGCTGCTGGCCCGCACCGGCAGCGACGAGCCGGTCGGGTCCGGCGGCGGCCGCACCAACCACGACGTGGTCGTCTCCGCGGTCCGCACCACCGTGCGCGGCGAGATCGGCGTGCTCACCTCCCGCGGCCGGCTGCTGCGGCTCGGGGTCCTGGACCTGCCCGCGCTGCCGGCGTCGGCCAACGACCCGAACCTCCAGGGCGGCCTTCCGGTCGCGGAGATGCTCACGCTGGAGCCGGGCGAGCGCGCCCTGGCGCTGTGCACGCTCGCCGCCGACGGGCCGGGCCTCGCGCTCGGCACCCGCCAGGGCGTGGTGAAGCGGGTCAACCCCGAGGTCCTCAACCGCGACGAGTGGGAGGTCGTGCGGCTGGCCGACGGCGACGAGGTCGTGGGCGCCTGCGAGCTGGTCACCGGCACCGAGACGCTCTGCTTCGTCAGCGCCGAGAGCCAGCTGCTGCACTTCTCCGCCGACGCCGTCCGTCCGCAGGGCCGCTCCGGCGGCGGCATCGCCGGCATCCGCCTCGGCGCCAAGGACCGGGTCGTCTTCTTCGGCGCCTTCGACCCCGACGACGCGGTCGTGGTCACCGCCTCGGGCTCCTCGACCGCGCTGCCCGGCACCGAGCCGGGCGCGGTGAAGGTCGCACCGTTCTCGGAGTACCCCGCCAAGGGCCGCGCGACCGGCGGCGTGCGCTGCCACCGCTTCCTCAAGGGCGAGGACGCGCTGGTCTTCGCCTGGGCCGGTCCCGGCCCCGCCCGGGCCGCCGCGGCGAGCGGCGCGCCGGTCGAGCTGCCCGCCCCGACCGGGCGCCGGGACGGGTCCGGGGTGCCCGGCAGCCAGCCGATCGTGGCCTGCGCCGGCCCGGTCTCGGCGCGGCTGGGTTCCCCGGTCGGCGACACCGGCGGTGTGGAAGGCTGACGCTCATGCCCAGCCGCACCCGCACCCAGGTCCGCCGTACCACCGCGCTCGCGCTCGCCGTGGCCACCACGCTCGCGCTCGGCGCCTGCAGCGACGACGAGGGCTCGGGGGACGGCGAGGGTGACCAGGACCCCGCCGCGGTGCTGGAGCAGGCCAAGCAGACCTTCGACGACACCGAGGGCGTGCAGATCTCGCTGAGCACCGACGAGCTGCCGGACGGCGTCACGGGCCTGCTCTCCGCCGACGGCGTCGGCACCCACGCGCCTGCCTTCGAGGGCACCATCAAGGTCTCCTACGCCGGGATGGAGCCGCAGGTCCCCGTCGTCGCGGTCGACGGCAAGGTCTACGCCCAGCTGCCGCTGGTGCCCGGCTGGGACGACATCGACCCGCAGGAGTACGGCGCCCCGGACCCCGCGACGCTGATGAGCCCCGAGGACGGCTTCACCTCGCTGCTGCCCGCCACCGACGACCTCGAGCAGGGCGAGCAGGTCCGCGGTGGCGCCGACAACCGCGAGGTGCTCACCGAGTACACCGGCACCGTCGCCGGCGACACGGTCAAGAACGTCATTCCCACCGCCAGCGGCGACTTCGACGTCGTCTACACCGTCGCCGACGGGGAGGAGCTGCGTGAGGTCGTGCTGACCGGGGTCTTCTACCCCGACAGCGAGGAGATGACCTACACGATCGGCTTCGACGACTACGGCACGGCGCAGGAGATCACCGCCCCGTGAGCGCCAGC from Nocardioides pantholopis harbors:
- a CDS encoding thymidine kinase; protein product: MAELQFFTGTMDSGKSTLALQTNHNHAARGRAGRIFTAHDRSGDAVVSSRLGLTHEALEVDADFDFWRYVVDSLTQGGRIDYLVCDEAQFYTRAQVDQLAKLVDELQIDVFAFGILTDFRTALFEGSQRLVELADRMHVLQVEALCWCGKRATHNARTEHGVMVTEGDVIVVGDVEERNAGPAGDEHVAYEVLCRQHHRRHLTAARAQAVSMAPEPLPFG
- the sepH gene encoding septation protein SepH is translated as MAHLRLSGVSGDGKRLLLTDETGQEHDLEIDGRIRDAVRDHSRARRGETPMESTLRPRDIQARIRAGETPEAVAEAAQTTVDRIMAFAAPVLAEREHVAQRAQRSTVRRRSEGSGTARTLGEAVTAQLRSVNVDPDTVEWDAWRREDNRWTLAAGYAAAERSGTAHFTFDMPGSYVVLDDDDARWLVGDLVGSPEPAPVHDDLGRARQRRLSAVRGDDDELPLGVDAIELVRDESGSPEAPVEAFLEEQPGLDETALVEEAADAAAQDEDPEPEVAPEPEPEPAPPVRRSVRKRGGRASVPSWDEIMFGGGKQE
- a CDS encoding ABC transporter permease; the encoded protein is MTTELTRPVERTADEQIRAAIGSAERPELPGAASSSISFAWRAMLKIKHVPEQLFDVTMFPIMFTLMFTFVFGGAIAGSPGDYLQYALPGILTQTVVFITMYTALTINTDIEKGVFDRFRALPVWRPSMLVGALLGDTVRYAIASFMVLVVGLIIGYRPPGGVLGVLAAVGLLLVFCFSLSWLWLIVGFKVRTPQAVMGVSMMVLFPLTFVSSVFAPPDTMPDWLEAFVDVNPVTLLNEAARGLMDDAPDGGDILLILVLSAAITAVFAPIALRLYNHKS
- a CDS encoding alkaline phosphatase family protein is translated as MSEAGFVAPAYGERSLGDVVPAVAAALGLPLGPAPTDLVLPDAPAYVVFLVDGLGARQLERYAHAAPYLSSLMTAPGTAGVPSTTATSLTSLGTGLVPGAHGVVGFTSRVPGTDRLLNALMWSKDVDPEQWQPHPTAFTRLQRAGAQVTVVNKSSFADSGLTRAAHRGGAFVPADTIGERIAAALEATATGPSLTYLYDSDLDSTGHRHGVASMDWLQQLSSIDAEAEQLREALAPSTRLVVVADHGMVDSPAASRTDVDERLELRDGVVLLGGEARFRHLYCARGAVDDVLATWRSVLGDHAEVLTREDAIARGWFGAVDPTVLPRLGDVLVASRGDHGVFSSVDFGYETTLVGLHGSLTPEEMLIPILVD
- a CDS encoding ATP-binding cassette domain-containing protein encodes the protein MSELAIETHALVKTFGDNRAVDGVDLAIRTGGVYGVLGPNGAGKTTTIRMLATLLEPTDGTAIVLGHDVVREAAQVRAKVALTGQFASLDEDLTGLENLTLLARMYGYRAAAARRRAAELLEAFDLADAAKRQVKAYSGGMRRRIDVAGSLVVRPDLIFLDEPTTGLDPRSRNQVWEIVRALVGAGTTVLLTTQYLEEADQLADRIAVIDHGRVIAEGTSGELKASVGSGALHVRVADPATRDEVARLLGTALAAEAVLESDPAAVSLRVSEPEGVAAALHRVGEQGYRISEYALGQPSLDEVFLALTGRPAEEASIPTEEVPA
- a CDS encoding trimeric intracellular cation channel family protein; this translates as MPTEPVGDPSTTVLLLDLVGIFVFAISGALVGVRKGLDVFGVLVLAGTTGLGGGFLRDVLIGAVPPAALADWRYLMVPIGAGLVTFVFHPTLGRMERTVNVFDAFGLALFCVTGAVKALEYGLGPVPAALMGMVTGIGGGMLRDLLAGRVPVIFRGELYATPALAGSIVAVLGTRADLPEVAVTLVGAAVCLVWRLLALWRNWQAPLPTGPASV
- a CDS encoding sulfurtransferase, which translates into the protein MTGPLISTRELRDLLDAGTPVTVLDVRYRLGGPPGAQEYAAGHVPGAAYVDLDADLAAPAGAGGRHPLPDPADFEAAMRRVGVRDDRPVVVYDDWSGHAAARCWWLLRHHGHGDVRVLNGAWAAWVADGGPVEVAPAQPEAGDFTARPGAMPVVGPEEVPDVAVLVDARAPERYRGESEPVDPVAGHIPGAVNVPTITNLGADGRFRPADQLRALYAAAGVTGDEPVAAYCGSGVTAAHDVLALELAGIRAALYPGSWSGWITDPTRPVERG